The Brenneria rubrifaciens genome has a window encoding:
- a CDS encoding alginate export family protein, with product MIRHYLIFPFLSLMPLAVEAVGNVSSSGTAKEKREEEIPWITAKPRLILEGQHQRNTDLRQGEKKDNATELEPALRLQLQLKKDAPVSGVAELEWIKKIERESREEKVETDKLELNQAYIKISDTIIPHTELRLGRWLIRDEREWLFDENLDGVHARINQGDIEVDAIAGRVNHWQKDLFDSDTKQDPVNTGGILARYSLDKTWRLGIYGLLQRDITTDNDRQINTGIRSHAFPKKGLQHWFEFGVMHGREAGHRLRGYAVDAGGTYIFDRAALRPRITLGYAWGSGDDKQSDQIDKSYRQTGLHSNEARFGGIGKYKVYGNTFDPELSNIHILTGGIGINIAPEATLDLLYHDYRQDRLAALRDDTTEISPRNDRLSTKHLGSAVELMVGWRPRDNIEVESVLGWFMPSSRFRQDDSQSSDASKPAGYLSLKVEVGF from the coding sequence ATGATACGTCATTACCTTATTTTCCCTTTTTTATCTCTGATGCCATTGGCCGTGGAAGCGGTCGGTAATGTCTCATCATCCGGTACCGCCAAAGAGAAGCGTGAAGAGGAGATACCGTGGATAACGGCAAAACCCCGACTGATCCTGGAGGGACAACACCAACGCAACACAGATCTAAGGCAAGGCGAGAAAAAAGATAACGCCACAGAACTTGAACCCGCCCTGCGGCTACAGTTACAGCTAAAGAAAGATGCGCCGGTGTCCGGGGTCGCTGAACTGGAATGGATAAAAAAAATTGAGCGCGAATCCCGCGAGGAAAAAGTGGAAACCGACAAACTGGAGCTGAATCAGGCTTACATTAAGATCAGCGACACCATCATACCGCATACCGAATTACGCCTGGGACGATGGTTAATACGTGACGAGCGCGAGTGGCTGTTTGATGAAAACCTGGATGGCGTACACGCTCGTATCAATCAAGGAGATATTGAAGTGGATGCCATCGCCGGACGAGTCAATCATTGGCAAAAAGATCTTTTTGACAGCGACACAAAGCAGGACCCGGTAAACACCGGCGGTATTCTGGCTCGTTACTCTCTGGATAAAACGTGGCGTCTGGGCATTTATGGCCTACTGCAACGCGATATCACCACGGATAACGATCGTCAGATCAATACCGGTATCCGCTCACATGCTTTTCCCAAAAAAGGATTGCAGCACTGGTTTGAGTTTGGCGTAATGCATGGCCGCGAAGCGGGGCACCGTCTGCGCGGCTATGCCGTTGATGCGGGCGGCACCTATATCTTTGATCGCGCGGCGCTGCGTCCCAGAATAACGCTTGGCTATGCCTGGGGCAGCGGCGACGACAAACAGAGCGACCAGATTGATAAAAGCTATCGCCAAACCGGATTGCATTCCAATGAAGCCCGTTTCGGCGGGATAGGTAAATATAAAGTCTACGGCAACACCTTTGATCCCGAACTGAGCAATATCCATATCCTGACCGGTGGTATCGGTATCAATATCGCGCCAGAGGCAACACTGGATTTGCTCTATCATGATTACAGGCAAGACCGGCTCGCCGCATTGCGAGATGACACCACCGAGATCAGCCCCAGAAACGATCGCCTCTCGACCAAACATCTTGGTTCAGCCGTGGAATTGATGGTTGGCTGGCGTCCTCGTGACAATATTGAAGTGGAATCAGTTCTTGGCTGGTTCATGCCCTCATCACGTTTTCGTCAGGATGATAGCCAGAGCAGCGACGCAAGTAAGCCCGCCGGTTACCTCTCGCTGAAGGTTGAAGTCGGGTTCTGA